A region from the Aliarcobacter thereius LMG 24486 genome encodes:
- a CDS encoding 30S ribosomal protein S1, with protein MHMEDIDLGEDFDFEQLLNESFEQAENNSVVDGIIVEINDDRVLVDVGQKIEGLLSLDEIKENGEVKYKVGDTISVMLMGNRGERPNISHKKVLQRAKFNDFIATHGENFEDIIVEGKVVAVKQRGGFTVEDENGCEYFMPLAQSFMKTIGALGKSVKAKVIKVNKNQGSIIISRKKLIEENKSLKDDKVAKILENNEPVNGVVKKITSYGMFVDLGGVDGLVNYNEISYKGPVNPANYYNEGDTVSVVVLSYDKTKQHLSLSIKAALSNPWEEIKDKLEVGDTITVTVSNFESYGAFVDLGNDIEGLLHISELSWNKNIKNPKESLTIGDEINVEVIELDIDKKRLRVSLKNLQEKPFNKFVKTNKVGDILKGKISTLTEFGAFITLGDVDGLLHNEEASWETNTKCKNIFKKGDEVEVKIIKIDKEKENISLSIKEIAESPAKKFQDNYKLGDIVKGNVKDKKDFGVFIKLENNLDGLIRTEDFGPLNAEEVKIGDELEAVVINIDTKRNRVRLSIKRLEQQQEREMLKSVNDDISMTLGDAIKDQFKK; from the coding sequence ATGCATATGGAAGATATAGATTTAGGTGAAGACTTTGATTTTGAACAATTATTAAACGAGTCTTTTGAACAAGCAGAGAATAACTCTGTAGTTGATGGTATAATTGTTGAAATAAATGATGATAGAGTTTTAGTTGATGTTGGTCAAAAGATAGAAGGTCTTTTATCTTTAGATGAAATTAAAGAGAATGGTGAAGTAAAATATAAAGTAGGAGATACAATCTCTGTTATGCTTATGGGAAATAGAGGTGAAAGACCTAATATCTCTCATAAAAAAGTTTTACAAAGAGCTAAATTTAATGATTTTATAGCAACTCATGGTGAAAATTTTGAAGATATTATTGTTGAAGGAAAAGTTGTAGCTGTTAAACAAAGAGGTGGTTTCACAGTTGAAGATGAAAATGGTTGTGAATACTTTATGCCATTAGCTCAATCTTTTATGAAAACTATTGGTGCACTTGGAAAAAGTGTAAAAGCTAAAGTAATAAAAGTAAATAAAAACCAAGGTTCAATTATTATCTCTAGAAAAAAATTAATTGAAGAGAACAAATCATTAAAAGATGATAAAGTTGCTAAAATTTTAGAGAACAATGAACCTGTAAATGGAGTTGTTAAAAAAATCACTTCTTATGGTATGTTTGTTGATTTAGGTGGAGTTGATGGACTTGTAAACTACAATGAAATCTCTTATAAAGGTCCTGTAAATCCTGCAAACTACTACAATGAAGGAGACACTGTTTCTGTTGTAGTTTTATCTTATGATAAAACAAAACAACACTTAAGCTTATCTATTAAAGCTGCTTTATCTAATCCTTGGGAAGAGATTAAAGATAAATTAGAAGTTGGAGATACAATTACAGTAACTGTTTCTAATTTTGAATCTTATGGAGCTTTTGTTGATTTAGGAAATGATATTGAAGGACTTTTACATATTTCTGAACTTTCATGGAATAAAAATATTAAAAACCCAAAAGAGAGTTTAACTATTGGTGATGAAATAAATGTTGAAGTTATTGAACTTGATATTGATAAAAAAAGATTAAGAGTTTCATTAAAAAATCTTCAAGAAAAACCATTTAATAAATTTGTAAAAACAAATAAAGTTGGAGATATTTTAAAAGGTAAAATCTCTACATTAACTGAATTTGGTGCATTTATTACTTTAGGTGATGTTGATGGTCTTTTACACAATGAAGAAGCTTCTTGGGAAACAAATACAAAATGTAAAAATATCTTCAAAAAAGGTGATGAAGTAGAAGTTAAAATTATTAAAATTGATAAAGAGAAAGAAAACATTTCACTTTCAATTAAAGAAATAGCTGAATCTCCTGCAAAGAAATTTCAAGACAATTATAAACTAGGTGATATAGTGAAAGGAAATGTAAAAGATAAAAAAGATTTCGGTGTATTTATTAAACTTGAAAATAATCTTGATGGTCTTATTAGAACAGAAGATTTCGGTCCATTAAATGCTGAAGAAGTAAAAATTGGTGATGAACTTGAAGCTGTTGTTATAAATATTGATACAAAAAGAAATAGAGTTAGATTATCTATTAAAAGATTAGAACAACAACAAGAAAGAGAGATGTTAAAATCTGTTAATGATGATATATCTATGACTTTAGGTGATGCTATAAAAGATCAATTCAAAAAGTAG
- a CDS encoding 4-hydroxy-3-methylbut-2-enyl diphosphate reductase, with amino-acid sequence MKIELASSYGFCFGVKRAIEIAEKYENSATMGPLIHNDDEINRLKKDFKVGLYSKLSDVKPDDTVIIRTHGIPKNDLRDLRKSSKKVINATCPFVTTPQNIVKNMSKEGYSILIFGDTEHPEVKGVMSYAEDLDDVNVILSIEDLEKINFKNKKIATVAQTTKKKETYLEIVNALILKNKEVRVFNTICDATFENQDAARDISIKSDVMIVIGGKNSSNTKQLHSICLENCKDSYLIENENELKKEWFKEKEFCGITAGASTPDWVIQKVIDKIKSL; translated from the coding sequence TTGAAAATAGAGTTAGCTAGTAGTTATGGTTTCTGTTTTGGTGTAAAAAGAGCAATTGAAATTGCAGAAAAGTATGAAAACAGTGCAACAATGGGACCATTAATTCATAATGATGATGAAATTAATAGATTAAAAAAAGACTTTAAAGTTGGTTTATATTCAAAATTAAGTGATGTAAAACCTGATGATACAGTAATAATACGAACTCATGGAATTCCAAAAAATGATTTAAGAGATCTTAGAAAAAGTAGTAAAAAAGTCATAAATGCTACTTGTCCTTTTGTAACAACTCCTCAAAATATTGTTAAAAATATGTCAAAAGAGGGTTATTCAATTCTTATTTTTGGAGATACTGAACATCCTGAAGTCAAAGGTGTTATGTCTTATGCTGAAGATTTAGATGATGTAAATGTAATATTATCTATTGAAGATTTAGAAAAGATAAATTTCAAAAATAAAAAAATTGCAACTGTTGCACAAACTACAAAGAAGAAAGAGACTTATCTTGAAATTGTAAATGCTTTAATATTAAAAAATAAAGAAGTAAGAGTTTTTAATACTATTTGCGATGCAACATTTGAAAATCAAGATGCAGCTAGAGATATATCAATAAAATCTGATGTAATGATTGTAATTGGTGGAAAAAACTCTTCTAATACAAAACAACTTCACTCTATTTGTTTAGAAAACTGTAAAGATTCTTATTTGATTGAAAATGAAAATGAATTAAAAAAAGAGTGGTTCAAAGAAAAAGAGTTTTGCGGTATAACTGCTGGTGCAAGCACTCCTGATTGGGTTATTCAAAAAGTTATAGACAAAATTAAAAGTTTATAG
- the aroA gene encoding 3-phosphoshikimate 1-carboxyvinyltransferase has translation MANFSIKKLSKKFDITIENIASDKSISHRCAMFALFSDKTSYIKNYLTAEDTLNTLNIVEQLGAKIKRDGSSIEITPSPKLIEPENILDCGNSGTAMRLFCGLLASVDGAFVLSGDKYLRSRPMKRVAEPLRAIKAQIDGRENGNKAPLFIRGEKNLEAFTYISPVDSAQVKSAMILAALRATNVSRYKENELTRDHTERMLKGMGAEIFTDDEGFINIKPLTSHLKALNMTVPADPSSGFFFALAAAINKGSRVIIKNASLNPTRIEAYIILKKMGATVNFIEKENIYEPIGDIEIIGNELNGIEVSKNISWLIDELPALAIAMSLAKGKSLVKNAKELRVKESDRIKAVVDNLKLCGVDYKEFEDGYEIIGGSLTSANIDSFGDHRIAMSFAIAGLISGMEIEDVDCINASFPNFKEILDSLYN, from the coding sequence GTGGCAAATTTTAGTATTAAAAAATTATCAAAAAAATTTGATATAACTATTGAAAATATTGCAAGTGATAAATCAATTTCTCATAGATGTGCCATGTTTGCACTTTTTTCAGATAAGACATCTTATATAAAAAACTATCTTACAGCTGAAGATACTTTAAATACTTTAAATATTGTTGAACAACTTGGAGCAAAAATAAAAAGAGACGGAAGCAGTATTGAAATAACTCCAAGCCCAAAATTAATAGAACCAGAAAACATACTTGATTGCGGAAATTCTGGAACTGCTATGAGACTTTTTTGTGGACTTTTAGCAAGTGTTGATGGAGCTTTTGTTTTAAGTGGAGATAAATATTTAAGAAGTAGACCAATGAAAAGGGTTGCTGAGCCTTTAAGAGCAATAAAAGCACAAATTGATGGTAGAGAAAATGGAAATAAAGCACCTCTTTTTATAAGAGGGGAAAAAAACTTAGAAGCTTTTACTTATATCTCTCCTGTTGATTCAGCTCAAGTTAAATCAGCTATGATTTTAGCAGCTTTAAGAGCTACTAATGTAAGTCGTTATAAAGAGAATGAACTTACTCGTGATCACACAGAAAGAATGTTAAAAGGAATGGGAGCTGAAATATTTACTGATGATGAAGGTTTTATAAATATAAAACCTCTAACTTCTCATTTAAAAGCTCTAAATATGACTGTCCCTGCTGATCCTTCGAGTGGATTTTTCTTTGCTCTTGCTGCTGCTATCAATAAAGGTTCAAGAGTTATAATAAAAAATGCATCTTTAAATCCTACAAGAATAGAAGCTTATATAATTTTAAAAAAAATGGGTGCTACTGTTAATTTCATTGAAAAAGAGAATATTTATGAACCAATAGGTGATATTGAGATTATTGGAAATGAATTAAATGGAATTGAAGTTAGTAAAAATATATCTTGGCTTATAGATGAACTTCCTGCTTTAGCAATTGCTATGAGTTTAGCAAAAGGGAAATCTCTTGTAAAAAATGCAAAAGAACTAAGAGTAAAAGAGAGCGATAGAATAAAAGCTGTCGTTGATAATTTAAAACTTTGTGGAGTTGATTATAAAGAGTTTGAAGATGGATATGAGATTATTGGTGGAAGTTTAACAAGTGCTAATATAGACTCTTTTGGTGACCACAGAATTGCTATGAGTTTTGCAATTGCTGGTCTTATATCTGGTATGGAGATTGAAGATGTTGATTGTATAAATGCATCTTTTCCAAATTTTAAAGAGATTTTAGACTCTTTATATAACTAA